In the Glycine max cultivar Williams 82 chromosome 19, Glycine_max_v4.0, whole genome shotgun sequence genome, AGTTAGGTGTAGCAACCTCATAGTACTAATAACACATGTTTGAAGAcgagtaaaagaaagaaagatagtTGGAAATTTCGTATAGGACACAAAAAATGGCAAATATTCCTCGAGTGAAGCTTGGAAGCCAAGGCCTTGAGGTTAGTTTTTATGTTGTTGGGTTGATTTTATATCTTTCATTCATGACTGAGTTGGTATCTTCCTTGTCTTGTGTCAACCATTTTTGGTTGTGTTGGTTGTTGCTTTTGTTTTGTTGACATTTACAAAAATCTTTGCGCTAGCTTTGTGAACGTGATCACTTATTGGTAtgcaataaaatatgaaataaatgcgtaattttagaataatttgaTAAGATTGTGGTACAGCTATAGAGAGTATAAGGCTAGTTTTCTGCATACGTCCAGGAATACTAACCAAACATTAAAACTATACCAATTAATAgacatacatttaattaatCAGCCAACATCATCCTCACGAACTCTTCATAATCAATGAGGCCATCACCATCTAAATCTGCCTCTTTGACCATCTGTTCCACTTCTTCGTCTGTCACCTTCTCCCCAATAGTTCTCATTACAGACCTCAACTGCACGCATACACGTATACACATGTCCATATTATATGATTCATATGAGCTCATGTTcttgaacaaattaaattaagatttatatatatacaattctCATGGTAATTAACAAACTGTACCTCACTGGGCGATATATAACCATCATGATCTTTGTCAAACACCCTGAAAGCTTCCTTCAGTTCCTCTTCTGCTTCAGTTTCCTTTTCGGTCCAAACACATAGTATATAATTAACAACATCAACTTTTAATTGTACTCTCATTGATAATCAAACTAATTATTCAAGGTCTTCTTGTTAATTTGTTTTgcattaaaactaattaaatattcaCACGTGCACACTTTTGAATATAAAACTTGTAGCTGAAATTAATTAACTTGCATAGCcatctaaattttattgaaCTTTAGGATATATAAATGAACATGTAATTTCTTTTCACGCACCTTCATTTTTCTGGCCATGAGATTCAAGAATTCCCCGAATTCTATGGTTCCGTTGCCGTCCATGTCCACTTCGTTCATCATAATTTGCAACTCCTccaccgttggattttcatctAGTGATCTGATTGCAGTGCTTAATTCTTCGATGGTTATGCAGCCTTTTCtccaatacatatatatataaaacaacaaaatataaatcaCATGCAATCAAGTatgtaattaagaaattaaagagatcaaattaaTTAAGGGACAAATTATTCAGCAAGCAAACAAAAACGGAAACGAATGGGGGGAAATCTAAGTCTaaccaaacaaaataaattcaaataatgaGAGTAACTTGTATTAattaatgcaaaacaaagcctaaCTTACCATCTCCATCTTTGTCAAAAAGACAGAAGGCCTCCAAAAACTCACCAATTTGCTCTTCCCTCAAGGCGTCCTTCATGCTCGATccctttatataatatatattaagacATAAACTATTTAACTTTCAGCTCAATACAAGCTCATTGTACGCAGATACGGGAGGGAGAAAGAGGGACAGAGCactcatgctatatatattgaCTCAATGACTCCTCCATTTATAATTGCATAGGAAAATTCTAAGCCTGCAACTTACTTTTTAGTGTATAGGTGAAAGAAAGAGAtatgtatatagaaaaaaaaaaaaagtcaatccctttttaaaaaaattatcaaaaataatttgatatcataatataaattatttatcatgtaaaaatacttgtttaaaaattttgctattatcaattttaattatataaaata is a window encoding:
- the LOC100804878 gene encoding calmodulin; the protein is MKDALREEQIGEFLEAFCLFDKDGDGCITIEELSTAIRSLDENPTVEELQIMMNEVDMDGNGTIEFGEFLNLMARKMKETEAEEELKEAFRVFDKDHDGYISPSELRSVMRTIGEKVTDEEVEQMVKEADLDGDGLIDYEEFVRMMLAD